From a region of the Mycobacterium sp. SMC-8 genome:
- a CDS encoding ABC transporter ATP-binding protein, which produces MGVQIDVTDLTKSFGPSRIWEDVTLTVPEGEVSVLLGPSGTGKSVFLKSLIGLLRPERGSIVIDGTNILECSAKELYEIRTLFGVLFQDGALFGSMNIYDNTAFPLREHTKKSESEIRNIVMEKLELVGMPNDGHKFPGEISGGMRKRAGLARALVLDPKIILCDEPDSGLDPVRTAYLSQLLIDINAQIDATVLIVTHNINIARTVPDNIGMLFRKKLVMFGPREVLLTSEEPVVKQFLNGRRIGPIGMSEEKDEATAAAEQAMMEAGQHDGGVEEIEGVPPQLMATPGMPERKAVGRRQARVREILHTLPRAAQEAIRDDLEGTHKYRAHEFGEDAPTESIPAGL; this is translated from the coding sequence GTGGGTGTTCAGATCGATGTCACGGATCTGACGAAGTCGTTCGGTCCTTCGCGCATCTGGGAAGACGTCACTCTGACGGTTCCCGAGGGTGAAGTCAGCGTGTTGCTGGGCCCGTCGGGTACCGGTAAGTCGGTGTTTTTGAAGTCGCTGATCGGCCTGTTGCGGCCTGAGCGCGGCTCGATTGTCATCGATGGCACCAACATTCTGGAGTGCTCGGCCAAGGAGCTCTACGAGATCCGCACCCTGTTCGGTGTGCTGTTCCAGGACGGTGCGCTGTTCGGGTCGATGAACATCTATGACAACACGGCCTTCCCGCTGCGCGAGCACACCAAGAAGTCCGAGTCCGAGATCCGCAATATCGTGATGGAAAAGCTTGAGCTCGTCGGTATGCCGAATGACGGGCACAAGTTCCCCGGTGAGATCTCCGGCGGTATGCGCAAGCGTGCCGGTCTGGCCCGCGCGCTGGTGCTGGATCCGAAGATCATCCTGTGCGACGAGCCGGACTCCGGTCTGGACCCGGTGCGTACCGCTTACCTGTCGCAGCTGCTCATCGACATCAATGCGCAGATCGACGCGACCGTGCTGATCGTGACGCACAACATCAACATCGCCCGGACGGTGCCGGACAACATCGGCATGCTGTTCCGCAAGAAGCTGGTCATGTTCGGCCCCCGCGAGGTGCTGCTGACCAGTGAGGAGCCGGTGGTCAAGCAGTTCCTCAACGGTCGTCGTATCGGCCCGATCGGTATGTCGGAGGAGAAGGACGAGGCCACCGCCGCGGCCGAGCAGGCTATGATGGAGGCCGGTCAGCATGACGGTGGTGTCGAGGAGATCGAGGGTGTGCCGCCGCAGCTGATGGCGACCCCCGGTATGCCCGAGCGTAAGGCTGTCGGACGTCGGCAGGCCCGGGTGCGCGAGATCCTGCACACCCTGCCCCGGGCCGCCCAGGAGGCCATCCGCGACGACCTCGAGGGCACCCACAAGTACCGCGCCCACGAGTTCGGCGAGGACGCCCCGACCGAGTCGATTCCGGCGGGGCTGTGA
- a CDS encoding DedA family protein: MYTVATASPAFLDPVALIGAFGTLALVGLLVVVFIESGVVFPLLPGDTLLFVAGMIAAGTAAAATGDAPHADFRIWQLLTFVPIAAFLGAQAGYLIGRYIGTSIFKPGARVFKQGYLDEAHVFFERRGPAAVVIARFVPIVRTLMPLTAGAAKMNYAVFTAYNLVGALAWGAGLPLMGYGLGQFDIVQKLLEPIFVVIALASVAPILMEWLKRRRATKNASNGSVQRADESAE, encoded by the coding sequence GTGTATACCGTGGCAACGGCATCACCGGCGTTCCTGGATCCGGTGGCGCTAATCGGCGCTTTCGGCACGTTGGCCTTGGTGGGCTTGCTGGTCGTTGTCTTCATCGAGTCGGGTGTGGTGTTCCCGCTGCTTCCCGGGGACACACTGTTGTTCGTTGCGGGAATGATCGCCGCCGGCACCGCAGCTGCCGCGACGGGCGATGCACCGCACGCCGACTTCCGGATATGGCAACTGTTGACCTTCGTTCCCATTGCGGCGTTCTTGGGTGCCCAGGCCGGATACCTGATCGGGCGATACATCGGAACGTCGATATTCAAGCCCGGCGCCAGGGTTTTCAAACAGGGGTACCTGGACGAAGCTCACGTTTTCTTCGAGAGGCGCGGCCCGGCGGCGGTGGTGATCGCAAGGTTTGTGCCTATTGTGCGCACGTTGATGCCGCTCACCGCAGGTGCCGCCAAGATGAACTACGCAGTGTTCACTGCGTACAACCTGGTCGGCGCTCTCGCCTGGGGTGCTGGGCTTCCCTTGATGGGATATGGACTCGGCCAATTCGACATTGTTCAGAAGTTGCTCGAACCGATCTTCGTCGTGATCGCTCTGGCGTCCGTGGCCCCGATTCTCATGGAATGGCTCAAGCGGCGGCGCGCGACGAAGAACGCGTCCAACGGCAGTGTTCAACGCGCCGACGAATCCGCCGAGTGA
- a CDS encoding lysophospholipid acyltransferase family protein — translation MREIFGDIAPRLRTALGLGSMIPVAAGGITIGLATLSKRNAVNFFTQNWPDLMLTLGNVQLDVSGAENLTVRRPAVFIFNHRNSFDVFMAAALVRENWTAVGKKELERDPVAGLIGKIVDAAFIDRDDPTAAIDGLQKVEQLARDGLSIIISPEGTRTESATVGPFKKGAFRIAMSANIPLVPIIIRNAGEVAARHSLVLHPGTVDVAVLPPIFVSDWDLAELDAHIDGVRQLYVDALTSWPS, via the coding sequence GTGAGAGAAATCTTCGGTGACATCGCGCCACGGTTACGGACCGCCCTCGGGTTGGGCTCGATGATTCCGGTAGCTGCGGGTGGTATCACCATCGGCCTTGCGACGCTGAGCAAGCGCAACGCCGTGAACTTTTTTACCCAAAACTGGCCCGACCTGATGCTGACGCTGGGCAACGTTCAACTCGATGTCAGCGGCGCGGAGAACCTTACTGTTCGTCGACCCGCGGTCTTCATATTCAACCACCGCAACAGCTTCGATGTCTTCATGGCGGCGGCTCTGGTTCGGGAGAACTGGACTGCGGTCGGGAAGAAGGAGCTCGAACGCGATCCGGTCGCCGGTCTCATCGGCAAGATCGTCGATGCGGCCTTCATCGATCGTGATGATCCGACCGCCGCAATAGACGGTCTGCAGAAGGTGGAGCAGCTCGCACGGGACGGTTTGTCGATCATCATCTCTCCCGAAGGCACGCGCACCGAGTCGGCGACTGTCGGGCCGTTCAAGAAGGGAGCGTTCAGAATCGCGATGTCGGCGAACATCCCGCTGGTTCCAATCATCATTCGCAACGCGGGGGAGGTCGCTGCCCGGCACAGCTTGGTTCTGCATCCCGGCACCGTCGACGTGGCGGTGCTTCCGCCCATTTTTGTGTCGGATTGGGATCTCGCCGAACTCGACGCCCACATCGACGGCGTCCGCCAGTTATATGTCGATGCCCTGACCTCATGGCCGAGCTGA
- a CDS encoding alpha/beta fold hydrolase, translating to MRELMPADLAAGDRPLIVLLHGATASPRIWQPLLPSLTAHHDVMVPTLAGHLDGPPMPVGQANVMDRIVDDMCRQLDEANIDTAHLVGNSLGGWIALELARRGRARSVLALSPAGGWARAVDLQRILMIFRVGIVLRRSRAMPKIAADPRSRRILFRAMAEHAERLSPAQTTGIVEDMIGCDVLPDLIGGARTAGSIKTLSVDCPIRIVWGTKDRTLPFARYGRPIVAAVPGAELEMLADVGHVPMIDDPEATAAAILRFVEGVSQRI from the coding sequence GTGCGTGAACTGATGCCGGCAGACCTGGCTGCGGGCGACCGCCCGTTGATCGTGCTGCTGCATGGAGCAACGGCTTCACCTCGAATCTGGCAGCCGCTGCTGCCGAGTTTGACGGCGCATCACGACGTGATGGTGCCTACGCTCGCGGGGCATCTGGATGGTCCACCGATGCCTGTAGGCCAGGCAAACGTCATGGATCGGATCGTCGACGACATGTGCAGGCAACTTGACGAGGCGAATATCGATACGGCGCATCTGGTCGGCAATTCGCTGGGCGGCTGGATTGCACTTGAACTGGCCCGTCGGGGCCGAGCCCGGTCTGTCCTGGCCCTGTCACCTGCCGGGGGATGGGCGCGGGCGGTGGACCTGCAACGGATTCTGATGATTTTCCGGGTGGGCATCGTGCTGCGGCGAAGCAGGGCCATGCCCAAGATCGCCGCTGACCCGCGGTCGCGACGGATACTGTTCCGTGCCATGGCCGAACACGCGGAACGGCTCAGCCCGGCACAGACGACGGGAATCGTCGAGGACATGATCGGTTGCGATGTCCTGCCCGACCTCATCGGAGGTGCCCGAACAGCCGGATCGATCAAGACGCTGTCGGTCGACTGCCCGATTCGCATCGTCTGGGGGACGAAGGACCGGACACTGCCGTTCGCACGTTACGGACGACCGATCGTCGCCGCGGTGCCGGGCGCCGAGCTGGAGATGCTGGCCGACGTCGGGCACGTACCGATGATCGACGATCCCGAAGCCACGGCCGCAGCCATCCTTCGCTTCGTCGAGGGCGTATCGCAGCGGATTTGA
- a CDS encoding NAD(P)/FAD-dependent oxidoreductase, with product MTIERLVIVGGSLAGLRAVEAARKAGHQGSITLIGAERHLPYDRPPLSKEFLDELEPGVEALIPFFRRDDVFADELGVELLLGEPATKLDVDRKVVHVGAREVGYDALVIATGSQLRTLPGSEHLEGVRGLRTLDDSLAIRAALGAGARTVVIGAGFIGSEVASSAQKRGVEVTIVEAQPTPLVRATGTEMGAAIAGLHERNGTRLLCGTGVKSVEGEGRVERVVLTDGTVLEADLVVVGIGVSPHTEWLEGSGLTIDNGVVCDETLWTGVPGVYAAGDVSNWLNPMFGVRQRMENWTAAAEQGAAAARNALDPENAKPYATVPYFWSDWYGSRIQFVGVPNADEVLLVDGDTSQDDKWTALYRRGDRLVGALTVNGQTVIMKYRRMIGQQIAWTDALEFAEKRRASALAKAAGPNA from the coding sequence GTGACCATCGAGCGACTGGTTATTGTCGGTGGCTCCTTGGCGGGCCTGCGTGCCGTGGAGGCCGCGCGAAAGGCCGGCCATCAAGGTTCCATCACCTTGATCGGGGCCGAGCGGCACCTACCCTACGACCGGCCGCCCCTGTCCAAGGAGTTCTTGGACGAGCTGGAGCCCGGAGTCGAGGCCTTGATCCCGTTCTTCCGTCGCGACGATGTCTTCGCCGACGAACTCGGAGTGGAACTGCTTCTCGGCGAGCCGGCCACGAAGCTCGACGTCGACCGGAAGGTGGTGCACGTCGGGGCCCGGGAGGTCGGCTACGACGCCTTGGTCATCGCGACCGGTTCACAGCTTCGAACGCTGCCGGGCTCGGAACATCTCGAAGGCGTCCGCGGCCTACGCACGCTCGACGATTCGCTTGCGATTCGCGCCGCGCTCGGCGCGGGCGCACGGACCGTGGTCATCGGCGCGGGGTTCATCGGTTCGGAGGTCGCGTCGAGTGCGCAGAAGCGCGGTGTCGAGGTCACGATCGTCGAAGCGCAACCCACACCGTTGGTGCGCGCTACGGGTACCGAGATGGGTGCCGCGATCGCCGGCTTGCACGAACGCAACGGCACCAGATTGCTGTGCGGGACGGGGGTGAAGTCCGTCGAGGGTGAAGGACGTGTGGAACGGGTCGTGCTGACCGACGGGACCGTGCTTGAGGCCGACCTCGTCGTGGTGGGTATAGGGGTCTCACCCCACACCGAATGGCTCGAGGGCTCGGGTCTGACCATCGACAACGGCGTCGTGTGCGACGAGACGCTGTGGACCGGGGTACCCGGTGTGTACGCCGCCGGCGACGTCTCCAACTGGCTCAATCCGATGTTCGGTGTACGACAGCGCATGGAGAACTGGACCGCAGCGGCAGAGCAGGGCGCGGCCGCAGCGCGCAATGCGCTGGATCCCGAGAATGCCAAACCGTATGCCACGGTGCCGTACTTCTGGTCGGACTGGTACGGATCGCGCATTCAGTTCGTGGGGGTGCCGAACGCCGACGAGGTCCTGCTGGTGGACGGCGATACCAGCCAGGATGACAAGTGGACCGCGCTGTACCGGCGGGGCGATCGCCTCGTCGGCGCGCTGACGGTCAATGGTCAGACTGTGATCATGAAGTACCGCAGGATGATTGGTCAGCAGATCGCGTGGACCGACGCACTCGAGTTCGCCGAGAAGCGCAGGGCGTCCGCGCTGGCCAAGGCCGCCGGTCCCAATGCCTGA
- a CDS encoding esterase family protein produces the protein MVNLARYTDRWTVLLRTALALVLGACLWTASEAKAAAVEHLLIPSPSMGREIPVAFQGGGPHAVVLLDAFNANPDVSNWVTAGDAMNVLGGRGVSVVAPAGGAYSMYANWEQDGSKQWETFLASELPDWLVANKGLAPGGHGIVGASQGGTAALTLAEFHPNRFRYAGSMSGFVYPSNTTTNGALREGMMRYGGADANAMWGPAQLGRWKWHDPYVHAALLVSNQTRLWVYSPQTLTASDPAAMVGYPEQAQGSNRAFYAQYRSIGGMNGHFDLPKSGDHGWSSWAPQLRAMSDDLVASLT, from the coding sequence ATGGTGAACCTGGCGCGGTACACCGACCGCTGGACGGTGCTCCTGCGAACCGCATTGGCGCTGGTATTGGGGGCCTGCCTCTGGACGGCGTCCGAGGCCAAAGCGGCTGCGGTCGAACACCTGTTGATCCCGTCGCCATCAATGGGGCGTGAGATCCCGGTGGCGTTCCAGGGCGGCGGACCGCACGCGGTGGTCCTGCTGGATGCGTTCAACGCCAATCCGGATGTCAGCAACTGGGTGACCGCAGGCGATGCCATGAACGTCCTGGGCGGCAGGGGTGTCTCGGTGGTGGCGCCAGCCGGCGGTGCGTACAGCATGTACGCCAACTGGGAGCAGGACGGAAGCAAGCAATGGGAGACGTTCCTGGCGTCTGAACTCCCGGACTGGCTGGTCGCCAACAAGGGTCTGGCCCCTGGCGGGCACGGGATCGTCGGCGCGTCACAGGGCGGTACTGCGGCTTTGACCCTGGCGGAATTCCATCCGAACCGGTTCCGGTACGCCGGGTCGATGTCGGGCTTCGTCTACCCGTCCAACACGACCACTAACGGTGCGTTGCGCGAGGGGATGATGCGGTACGGGGGCGCGGACGCCAATGCGATGTGGGGTCCCGCCCAACTCGGCCGGTGGAAGTGGCATGACCCCTATGTGCACGCCGCGTTGTTGGTGTCCAATCAGACTCGGCTGTGGGTGTACAGTCCGCAGACTCTGACTGCGAGCGACCCTGCCGCCATGGTTGGCTACCCCGAACAGGCCCAGGGCAGCAACCGGGCGTTCTATGCGCAGTACCGCAGTATCGGCGGTATGAACGGTCACTTCGACCTTCCCAAGAGCGGTGACCACGGCTGGAGTTCGTGGGCCCCGCAATTGCGCGCAATGTCCGATGACTTGGTCGCCAGCCTCACCTAG
- a CDS encoding DUF732 domain-containing protein, which translates to MRKTSRLAGGTMAVVGGLGALILSGSPPAGADAVAYLVNVTVRPGYNFPNADSALAYGHGLCNKIAAGKSYAELVTETKNAFGSSDPYQGEYLINQAVNELCPSQIWQLRNSAAHYTRAPGT; encoded by the coding sequence ATGCGGAAGACAAGCAGGCTCGCCGGCGGCACGATGGCAGTCGTTGGCGGGTTGGGCGCGCTGATCCTCAGCGGTTCGCCGCCGGCCGGCGCTGATGCGGTGGCGTACCTGGTCAACGTGACGGTCCGACCTGGTTATAACTTTCCCAACGCCGACAGCGCCTTGGCGTACGGCCACGGCCTGTGCAACAAGATCGCTGCCGGGAAGTCTTACGCAGAGCTAGTCACCGAGACGAAGAACGCCTTCGGCAGCTCAGATCCGTATCAAGGCGAGTACTTGATCAACCAGGCGGTAAACGAACTGTGCCCAAGCCAGATCTGGCAGTTGCGGAACTCCGCAGCCCACTACACCAGAGCACCTGGAACGTAG
- a CDS encoding TetR/AcrR family transcriptional regulator gives MQGLITTIEYESKNLHLRWEEMTEASPISIPDGWLRDGEGSVLDRLVRAADLTLQRDGVEGVTIDAIALSAGVSRATAFRHLGKRDDMVVTVALSRSRRFIAECSALMARYVGTFAKLEAAFVYLVRELADDPIIRELFSLRTSDDLGPGTYEMAVATLGPPVEEGRQAGDIRSDVSRDQIIAWIIEQLYLAIQHHDRSETAVRHRVREFLVPALAANRQQLTSATMRARIVLLETSLSQAAQALEGLKGELPRPAPDEAAEG, from the coding sequence GTGCAGGGCCTGATCACTACAATCGAATACGAATCCAAGAACCTGCACCTCCGGTGGGAAGAAATGACCGAAGCGTCACCGATCTCGATACCCGACGGCTGGCTGCGCGACGGAGAGGGCAGCGTCCTGGATCGCTTGGTGCGGGCCGCTGATCTCACGCTGCAACGCGATGGCGTCGAAGGTGTGACGATCGACGCGATCGCACTGAGCGCTGGGGTGTCTCGAGCCACCGCTTTTCGTCATCTGGGCAAGCGCGACGACATGGTGGTGACGGTGGCGCTGTCGCGGTCTCGACGGTTCATCGCCGAATGCAGTGCTCTCATGGCTCGGTACGTCGGCACTTTCGCGAAACTCGAGGCGGCCTTTGTCTACCTTGTACGGGAGCTGGCGGATGACCCGATCATTCGGGAGTTGTTCTCGCTGAGAACATCCGACGACCTGGGTCCAGGCACGTACGAGATGGCGGTCGCGACGCTGGGCCCTCCTGTGGAGGAGGGCCGACAGGCCGGCGATATCCGGAGCGACGTTTCGCGCGACCAGATCATCGCTTGGATCATCGAGCAGTTGTACCTCGCAATTCAGCATCACGACCGATCAGAGACTGCAGTCCGACACAGAGTCCGCGAATTTCTGGTGCCGGCGCTGGCTGCCAACCGTCAGCAGTTGACGTCGGCGACCATGCGGGCCCGCATCGTCTTGCTGGAAACATCCTTGAGCCAGGCAGCGCAGGCGCTGGAGGGTCTCAAGGGTGAGCTGCCGAGGCCTGCGCCGGATGAGGCGGCAGAGGGATAG
- a CDS encoding ferredoxin, translating to MEVKVDFAKCTGLGICESVAPEFFEVNDEGQLVVLKEGISDDELQAVEDAVAGCPTEALSIKR from the coding sequence ATGGAAGTCAAGGTCGATTTCGCGAAGTGCACCGGACTGGGCATCTGTGAGTCGGTGGCACCCGAGTTCTTTGAGGTGAACGACGAGGGACAACTGGTCGTTCTGAAGGAAGGCATCTCCGACGATGAACTCCAAGCCGTCGAGGATGCGGTCGCGGGCTGCCCCACGGAGGCTCTGAGTATCAAGCGCTGA
- a CDS encoding SDR family NAD(P)-dependent oxidoreductase, which translates to MDLGLQGARVVVTGGASNIGRGIVHEFAAEGARVVIGDIDGHQAEKVRVEALERGAAAVELAIADLTTQEGADAAIGCAVDAWGGIDVLVNNAGWSVPGFVATDTDRDKWQRTIEINLYSAIGATQAAIGPMKEAGGGAIVFIASDAAFGQIRQGIYGASKAAMVALARTTAREHGRHGIRSNIVCPGLVIPDGPDAVGATSLWAVGEDSVFDQKQIDFMIKGTPLHRLTTAEDVGRSVLWFASPRAARQVTGQMISISGGYTMP; encoded by the coding sequence ATGGACCTGGGACTACAGGGAGCACGGGTAGTCGTCACCGGCGGTGCGTCCAATATCGGACGTGGCATCGTCCATGAGTTCGCCGCCGAGGGCGCACGTGTCGTGATCGGCGATATCGACGGGCACCAGGCAGAAAAGGTTCGCGTCGAGGCTCTGGAAAGAGGTGCTGCTGCGGTCGAGCTGGCGATCGCCGACCTGACCACCCAGGAGGGGGCCGACGCCGCGATCGGATGTGCGGTCGACGCGTGGGGCGGGATCGATGTGCTGGTGAACAACGCAGGATGGAGCGTTCCGGGGTTTGTCGCGACCGACACCGACCGAGACAAGTGGCAACGCACGATCGAGATCAACCTCTACAGCGCCATCGGTGCAACCCAGGCCGCTATCGGCCCCATGAAAGAGGCCGGCGGAGGGGCCATCGTCTTCATCGCCAGCGACGCCGCCTTCGGGCAGATTCGGCAGGGTATATACGGTGCGTCCAAGGCTGCAATGGTCGCCCTCGCCAGGACCACGGCGCGGGAACACGGGCGGCACGGAATTCGGTCCAACATCGTATGCCCCGGCCTCGTCATCCCAGATGGTCCCGACGCGGTCGGAGCGACAAGCCTGTGGGCTGTCGGCGAGGACTCGGTATTCGACCAGAAGCAGATCGATTTCATGATCAAGGGCACCCCGCTGCACAGGCTCACCACCGCCGAAGATGTCGGGCGGTCCGTCCTGTGGTTCGCTTCTCCCCGAGCGGCTCGACAAGTGACTGGTCAGATGATTTCGATCAGCGGCGGCTACACCATGCCATGA
- a CDS encoding TetR/AcrR family transcriptional regulator, with protein MSNTSTGRRGPGGAESAFGTNHDEQAPNPKYARTRKKILDAAAHVLSVKGYAGTRLSDVAKYAEIQAPAIYYYFSSRGDLVEEVMACGLAEMRIHLQEALDALPEGTSSLDRILAAVEAHLRHELEISDYTTATIRNAGQIPMNLRSKQSQEEATYGEIWRRLFDDAVTDGQLRADLDPRIAHMLVLGALNWAAEWFDPNRTPLSRVVTQAQALVRSGLESSSGDSKQASVHGLNVVEGRPAVNETSSAD; from the coding sequence GTGAGTAACACATCGACCGGGCGGCGGGGGCCCGGTGGAGCTGAATCCGCATTCGGAACCAATCACGACGAACAGGCTCCGAATCCCAAATACGCCCGCACGCGCAAGAAGATTCTCGATGCGGCAGCACACGTATTGAGCGTCAAGGGTTATGCGGGCACGCGCCTGTCAGATGTGGCCAAGTATGCCGAGATCCAGGCGCCGGCTATCTACTATTACTTCTCCTCGCGGGGCGATCTCGTCGAGGAGGTGATGGCGTGTGGATTGGCCGAAATGCGGATACATCTGCAGGAGGCGCTGGATGCGCTGCCCGAAGGAACATCCTCGCTGGACCGGATTCTCGCCGCGGTCGAGGCCCATCTGCGCCACGAGTTGGAGATCTCCGATTACACGACAGCCACCATCCGCAATGCCGGCCAAATACCGATGAACCTGCGGTCCAAACAGAGCCAGGAGGAAGCCACCTACGGTGAGATCTGGCGTCGGCTGTTCGACGACGCGGTCACCGACGGGCAGCTTCGCGCCGACCTCGACCCGCGAATCGCCCACATGCTTGTTCTCGGCGCCCTGAATTGGGCGGCCGAATGGTTTGACCCGAACCGCACTCCACTGAGCAGGGTAGTGACCCAAGCGCAGGCCCTCGTCCGCAGTGGCCTCGAATCTTCAAGCGGCGACAGCAAGCAGGCTTCCGTCCATGGTTTGAACGTTGTGGAAGGTCGCCCCGCCGTGAACGAGACATCCTCAGCGGATTGA
- a CDS encoding acetyl-CoA C-acetyltransferase — MSEAFIVDAVRTAVGKRKGAFAAEHPADMAAHVIKTVVGRHDVDPAAIDDVILGCLDNIGSQAGDIARTAALAAGLPESVPGVTIDRQCGSAQQAVHFAAQAVMSGTSDLIVAGGVQKMSQYPILSAFGAGEPFGSIDPWTGCKGWEARYGDQEISQFRGAEMIANHWKLSREDNERFALSSHQRALAAIADGRFEREITPYAGLAVDQGPRADTSLEKMATLPTLTPDGILTAAVASQISDAAAALLIASEDAVNRFGLTPRARIHHMSVRGADPVMMLTAPIPATQHALKRASMSIEDIDVVEINEAFAPVVLAWLAELGADPARVNPNGGAIALGHPIGCTGARLLTSMLHELERTGGRYGLQTMCEGGGQANVTIIERL, encoded by the coding sequence ATGTCTGAGGCCTTCATAGTCGACGCGGTCCGCACTGCGGTCGGCAAGCGTAAGGGCGCGTTCGCCGCCGAACATCCGGCCGATATGGCCGCCCACGTGATCAAGACCGTCGTCGGTCGCCACGACGTGGACCCCGCCGCCATCGATGATGTCATTCTCGGCTGCCTGGACAACATCGGATCACAGGCGGGAGACATCGCCAGGACCGCCGCCCTTGCAGCCGGCCTTCCCGAGTCGGTGCCAGGTGTGACAATTGACCGTCAGTGCGGATCTGCCCAGCAGGCAGTGCATTTCGCCGCACAAGCTGTGATGAGTGGCACGTCGGACCTGATCGTCGCCGGCGGTGTGCAGAAGATGAGCCAGTACCCGATCCTGTCCGCTTTCGGCGCCGGCGAGCCCTTCGGATCGATCGATCCGTGGACTGGATGCAAGGGCTGGGAAGCCCGTTACGGAGATCAGGAGATCTCTCAGTTCCGCGGCGCCGAGATGATCGCCAACCACTGGAAGCTCAGTCGTGAGGACAACGAACGCTTCGCACTCAGCAGTCACCAGCGTGCGTTGGCGGCGATCGCCGACGGCAGGTTCGAGCGCGAGATCACACCTTATGCCGGTCTCGCCGTGGATCAGGGTCCGCGCGCCGACACTTCGCTGGAGAAGATGGCCACGCTGCCCACCCTGACACCTGACGGGATTCTCACCGCAGCGGTCGCCAGCCAGATATCCGACGCCGCAGCAGCGCTGTTGATTGCTTCGGAGGACGCGGTCAACCGTTTCGGACTGACCCCGCGCGCCAGGATCCACCACATGTCGGTCCGGGGCGCCGATCCGGTCATGATGTTGACGGCACCCATCCCGGCCACCCAGCACGCATTAAAACGGGCCAGCATGTCGATCGAAGACATCGACGTCGTCGAGATCAACGAGGCTTTTGCTCCAGTAGTTCTCGCGTGGCTCGCCGAGTTGGGCGCCGACCCCGCCCGAGTGAATCCCAACGGCGGCGCCATCGCTTTGGGACATCCCATCGGCTGCACCGGGGCGCGGCTACTGACGTCCATGCTGCACGAGTTGGAGCGCACCGGGGGGCGCTATGGACTGCAGACCATGTGCGAGGGCGGCGGCCAGGCCAACGTGACCATCATCGAGAGGCTATAG